From Ostrinia nubilalis chromosome 9, ilOstNubi1.1, whole genome shotgun sequence, one genomic window encodes:
- the LOC135074708 gene encoding uncharacterized protein LOC135074708 isoform X1 has translation MSKLTELKRKRSSYKSKLTQFKTYFSRISTCEKPNPVKISDLNLRLAKIEEWYSEYDALQIEIESCLEISDVDCEKEYKYREELESEYFAVVGSAREWVSRLTSAQHDEGASASSAAGTVLTAAVRAVHLELVTELSTEAFLAALNRFVARRGKPDLIHSDNGTNFVGAANEISKFLKSNCDDISSKSAEQSIQFRFSPAYSPHFNGLAESSVKAIKHHLKRVLSLANLTYEEMYTVLVGIEGILNSRPLTPLSSDPNDFIPLTPSHFLIGRTLTMLPSPQMDLEETTRICALPRYRRAQILTQHFWNRYYMEYISDLQKRLKWKRSNGGELRTGDLVVVKDDRLPPNRWLLGRVTRLYPGCDGIARVADVTTATGVLRRAYNRLCLLPTEDILELDVPTRGTC, from the exons aTGAGTAAGTTAACTGAATTGAAAAGGAAACGTAGTTCCTATAAATCCAAGCTTACGCAATTTAAAACATACTTTTCACGAATTTCTACTTGCGAAAAGCCTAATCCTGTAAAAATTAGCGatttaaacttaagattagctaaAATTGAAGAATGGTACAGTGAATATGACGCGTTGCAGATTGAAATCGAAAGTTGTTTGGAAATTTCAGACGTTGACTGCGAAAAGGAGTACAAATATCGCGAGGAGCTTGAAAGCGAGTACTTCGCGGTGGTCGGCAGCGCGCGCGAGTGGGTAAGCAGGTTGACCTCTGCGCAGCACGACGAGGGCGCGTCGGCCTCTTCCGCGGCAGGTACTGTCCTCACAGCAG CTGTGAGAGCAGTACACCTGGAATTGGTAACCGAGTTAAGTACTGAAGCATTTTTGGCTGCTTTAAATCGATTTGTAGCTCGCAGAGGTAAGCCTGACTTAATTCATTCCGATAATGGTACCAATTTTGTAGGAGCCGCTAATgaaatttcaaaatttttaaagtCAAATTGTGATGACATTAGTTCGAAATCAGCGGAGCAGTCAATTCAATTTAGATTCTCTCCTGCTTATAGTCCTCACTTCAACGGCTTAGCCGAATCTTCAGTAAAGGCAATTAAGCACCATTTAAAAAGAGTTCTCTCACTTGCAAATTTAACGTATGAGGAGATGTATACGGTACTTGTAGGTATCGAAGGAATATTAAATTCTCGTCCATTGACCCCCCTCTCCTCAGATCCCAACGACTTTATTCCATTAACCCCATCACACTTCCTTATCGGACGCACACTCACGATGTTGCCTTCTCCACAGATGGATCTGGAAGAAACGACCAGAATATGCGCCCTGCCTCGATATCGGAGAGCTCAGATCCTGACTCAGCACTTCTGGAATAGATACTACATGGAATATATTTCAGATTTACAAAAGAGGCTGAAATGGAAGCGCAGCAATGGAGGAGAATTGCGCACTGGAGACCTGGTGGTGGTAAAGGACGACCGGCTACCACCTAACCGCTGGCTGCTCGGACGTGTCACCCGCCTCTACCCTGGCTGCGATGGCATCGCACGCGTAGCAGACGTCACCACCGCAACTGGAGTGCTGAGAAGAGCATACAATAGATTATGCTTGCTGCCAACCGAGGATATTTTGGAACTAGACGTTCCAACCCGGGGAACTTGTTAA
- the LOC135074708 gene encoding uncharacterized protein LOC135074708 isoform X2: MSKLTELKRKRSSYKSKLTQFKTYFSRISTCEKPNPVKISDLNLRLAKIEEWYSEYDALQIEIESCLEISDVDCEKEYKYREELESEYFAVVGSAREWVSRLTSAQHDEGASASSAAAVRAVHLELVTELSTEAFLAALNRFVARRGKPDLIHSDNGTNFVGAANEISKFLKSNCDDISSKSAEQSIQFRFSPAYSPHFNGLAESSVKAIKHHLKRVLSLANLTYEEMYTVLVGIEGILNSRPLTPLSSDPNDFIPLTPSHFLIGRTLTMLPSPQMDLEETTRICALPRYRRAQILTQHFWNRYYMEYISDLQKRLKWKRSNGGELRTGDLVVVKDDRLPPNRWLLGRVTRLYPGCDGIARVADVTTATGVLRRAYNRLCLLPTEDILELDVPTRGTC; encoded by the exons aTGAGTAAGTTAACTGAATTGAAAAGGAAACGTAGTTCCTATAAATCCAAGCTTACGCAATTTAAAACATACTTTTCACGAATTTCTACTTGCGAAAAGCCTAATCCTGTAAAAATTAGCGatttaaacttaagattagctaaAATTGAAGAATGGTACAGTGAATATGACGCGTTGCAGATTGAAATCGAAAGTTGTTTGGAAATTTCAGACGTTGACTGCGAAAAGGAGTACAAATATCGCGAGGAGCTTGAAAGCGAGTACTTCGCGGTGGTCGGCAGCGCGCGCGAGTGGGTAAGCAGGTTGACCTCTGCGCAGCACGACGAGGGCGCGTCGGCCTCTTCCGCGGCAG CTGTGAGAGCAGTACACCTGGAATTGGTAACCGAGTTAAGTACTGAAGCATTTTTGGCTGCTTTAAATCGATTTGTAGCTCGCAGAGGTAAGCCTGACTTAATTCATTCCGATAATGGTACCAATTTTGTAGGAGCCGCTAATgaaatttcaaaatttttaaagtCAAATTGTGATGACATTAGTTCGAAATCAGCGGAGCAGTCAATTCAATTTAGATTCTCTCCTGCTTATAGTCCTCACTTCAACGGCTTAGCCGAATCTTCAGTAAAGGCAATTAAGCACCATTTAAAAAGAGTTCTCTCACTTGCAAATTTAACGTATGAGGAGATGTATACGGTACTTGTAGGTATCGAAGGAATATTAAATTCTCGTCCATTGACCCCCCTCTCCTCAGATCCCAACGACTTTATTCCATTAACCCCATCACACTTCCTTATCGGACGCACACTCACGATGTTGCCTTCTCCACAGATGGATCTGGAAGAAACGACCAGAATATGCGCCCTGCCTCGATATCGGAGAGCTCAGATCCTGACTCAGCACTTCTGGAATAGATACTACATGGAATATATTTCAGATTTACAAAAGAGGCTGAAATGGAAGCGCAGCAATGGAGGAGAATTGCGCACTGGAGACCTGGTGGTGGTAAAGGACGACCGGCTACCACCTAACCGCTGGCTGCTCGGACGTGTCACCCGCCTCTACCCTGGCTGCGATGGCATCGCACGCGTAGCAGACGTCACCACCGCAACTGGAGTGCTGAGAAGAGCATACAATAGATTATGCTTGCTGCCAACCGAGGATATTTTGGAACTAGACGTTCCAACCCGGGGAACTTGTTAA
- the LOC135074708 gene encoding uncharacterized protein LOC135074708 isoform X3: MSKLTELKRKRSSYKSKLTQFKTYFSRISTCEKPNPVKISDLNLRLAKIEEWYSEYDALQIEIESCLEISDVDCEKEYKYREELESEYFAVVGSAREWMDLEETTRICALPRYRRAQILTQHFWNRYYMEYISDLQKRLKWKRSNGGELRTGDLVVVKDDRLPPNRWLLGRVTRLYPGCDGIARVADVTTATGVLRRAYNRLCLLPTEDILELDVPTRGTC; encoded by the exons aTGAGTAAGTTAACTGAATTGAAAAGGAAACGTAGTTCCTATAAATCCAAGCTTACGCAATTTAAAACATACTTTTCACGAATTTCTACTTGCGAAAAGCCTAATCCTGTAAAAATTAGCGatttaaacttaagattagctaaAATTGAAGAATGGTACAGTGAATATGACGCGTTGCAGATTGAAATCGAAAGTTGTTTGGAAATTTCAGACGTTGACTGCGAAAAGGAGTACAAATATCGCGAGGAGCTTGAAAGCGAGTACTTCGCGGTGGTCGGCAGCGCGCGCGAGTGG ATGGATCTGGAAGAAACGACCAGAATATGCGCCCTGCCTCGATATCGGAGAGCTCAGATCCTGACTCAGCACTTCTGGAATAGATACTACATGGAATATATTTCAGATTTACAAAAGAGGCTGAAATGGAAGCGCAGCAATGGAGGAGAATTGCGCACTGGAGACCTGGTGGTGGTAAAGGACGACCGGCTACCACCTAACCGCTGGCTGCTCGGACGTGTCACCCGCCTCTACCCTGGCTGCGATGGCATCGCACGCGTAGCAGACGTCACCACCGCAACTGGAGTGCTGAGAAGAGCATACAATAGATTATGCTTGCTGCCAACCGAGGATATTTTGGAACTAGACGTTCCAACCCGGGGAACTTGTTAA